In Nitrososphaera sp., the following are encoded in one genomic region:
- a CDS encoding plastocyanin/azurin family copper-binding protein, producing MSREHFILFSVIGGFVAVAVVVVLFHGLPEEGARDFNALSQVSIKSDMVILKNATSGDDTYVYAINDAAAQAVRIAENDSQVMKILDESRGSTVTIVGVQPTVMESNNGNEMQGSSGEVVITSNRQSIAGQPYTQPDDFSGIAGKPAEAHQQVWNVLIDMDSKKVVDIQTDQQRVIYGTIQENSVITGMNMFMPDQAKVPPGTQVTWNNNSKLEHNVVGVFKTDSGKNIAIDSGFIPPGRSWSYTFQDAGLFDYQCTIHSQEGMKGAIIVTSA from the coding sequence ATGAGCAGGGAGCACTTCATTCTATTTTCCGTGATCGGCGGGTTTGTCGCCGTGGCGGTCGTTGTCGTCCTGTTCCACGGACTGCCTGAGGAAGGGGCAAGGGACTTCAACGCCCTATCCCAGGTCTCGATCAAGTCCGATATGGTTATCCTGAAGAATGCGACCTCGGGCGATGACACCTACGTCTACGCAATTAATGATGCAGCGGCCCAAGCTGTCAGAATTGCTGAAAACGACTCGCAGGTGATGAAAATTCTCGACGAATCGCGAGGAAGCACTGTTACCATTGTCGGTGTTCAGCCGACTGTCATGGAATCTAACAATGGAAACGAAATGCAAGGCTCTTCGGGCGAGGTTGTAATTACCTCCAACAGACAGTCAATAGCCGGCCAACCATACACCCAGCCAGATGACTTCTCCGGGATTGCGGGCAAGCCTGCCGAAGCACACCAGCAAGTCTGGAATGTTCTGATAGACATGGACTCAAAAAAAGTAGTCGACATCCAAACCGACCAGCAGCGAGTGATATACGGAACAATTCAAGAAAACTCTGTAATCACTGGCATGAACATGTTCATGCCCGACCAAGCCAAGGTCCCGCCAGGAACTCAGGTCACGTGGAATAACAACTCGAAGCTAGAACATAACGTAGTGGGAGTATTCAAAACTGATTCAGGCAAGAATATCGCCATCGACAGTGGCTTTATTCCGCCCGGGCGGTCGTGGAGTTACACTTTCCAGGATGCAGGGCTATTTGACTATCAGTGCACGATCCATTCGCAAGAAGGTATGAAGGGTGCGATCATTGTTACCAGCGCTTGA
- the dps gene encoding DNA protection during starvation protein: MSKEKVNVVGINVLKQNGADVDEISKLLVYNASVEFAAYYYFTNLRVHCTGLDGEAVKGVIEDARLEDLSHFESCIQRIYELGGRLPVDALDFIRMSGCEFLQLPSSNPSDLKAILEKCLKAEQGAIVNWNKLCNLTIGKDPATYDIAKDILKEEIEHESWFMELLYGRPSGHMRRRYSGERPHSRKHSRSLDSL, from the coding sequence GTGTCCAAGGAAAAAGTCAATGTGGTCGGGATCAACGTTCTAAAACAAAACGGAGCCGACGTTGACGAGATTTCCAAATTACTGGTCTACAACGCGTCGGTTGAGTTTGCTGCCTATTATTACTTTACAAACCTCAGAGTTCATTGCACTGGACTCGATGGCGAAGCGGTAAAGGGAGTAATTGAGGACGCCCGTCTTGAAGACCTCAGTCACTTTGAGTCATGCATCCAGCGGATTTACGAGCTTGGTGGGCGCCTGCCTGTAGACGCATTGGATTTCATAAGGATGTCAGGCTGTGAATTCCTACAGCTCCCTTCTTCAAATCCAAGCGACTTGAAAGCCATTCTCGAAAAGTGCCTAAAAGCCGAACAGGGCGCCATAGTAAACTGGAACAAGCTGTGCAATCTGACTATTGGAAAAGATCCGGCTACATACGACATCGCAAAGGATATCCTGAAAGAGGAAATCGAGCATGAATCTTGGTTTATGGAACTGCTCTATGGCAGGCCCTCAGGGCATATGAGGAGGAGGTATTCCGGAGAAAGGCCACACTCTCGGAAACACTCCCGCTCACTGGATTCCCTGTAA
- a CDS encoding proteasome assembly chaperone family protein: MARLSHEIKLVYSAKDIPNITRPRLVCGFPGSGYVGKLAIDHLIQELNAKKLADIYTSAFPPQVMIREDGTIELMKNSIYWWSNEKTSLLLLTGDSQPANPDAEYALAEEILSFAKQFDTAEVFTLAAYITGLFVDKPKVFGTATDPEIIGSFDSRNIIKMDGGSITGMNGLILGISRLSGMRGTCLLGETSGYVVDAKASKAVLEVLLPMLDIQMDMTNLEKRAKDTELLIQTIEQQMGMGKRGQFEGQQMNQKPRDTGYIA, encoded by the coding sequence GTGGCTCGGCTATCGCATGAAATCAAGTTAGTATATTCTGCAAAGGACATTCCCAATATTACACGTCCGCGGCTAGTGTGCGGCTTTCCAGGAAGCGGCTACGTTGGCAAACTGGCCATCGACCACCTTATTCAGGAACTGAACGCGAAAAAGCTCGCCGACATTTACACGAGCGCCTTTCCACCACAGGTAATGATACGAGAAGACGGCACGATAGAGCTCATGAAGAACTCGATTTACTGGTGGTCAAATGAAAAAACCAGCCTTCTGCTTCTCACTGGCGACTCGCAGCCTGCCAATCCTGATGCAGAGTACGCGCTCGCCGAGGAAATCCTGAGTTTTGCAAAGCAGTTTGATACCGCCGAGGTGTTTACACTGGCGGCATATATAACCGGCCTCTTTGTTGACAAGCCGAAGGTTTTCGGCACCGCAACCGACCCTGAAATTATCGGCTCTTTTGATTCAAGAAATATTATCAAAATGGACGGGGGGAGCATCACCGGGATGAATGGGCTGATACTTGGAATTTCGAGGCTTTCGGGAATGCGGGGCACATGCTTGCTGGGGGAAACCTCCGGGTATGTTGTCGATGCGAAAGCGTCAAAGGCGGTTCTGGAAGTACTGCTTCCGATGCTGGATATTCAGATGGATATGACGAATCTAGAAAAACGGGCAAAAGACACGGAGCTTCTCATCCAAACAATTGAGCAGCAAATGGGGATGGGAAAGCGAGGTCAATTTGAAGGTCAGCAAATGAATCAAAAGCCCCGCGACACGGGCTATATCGCCTAA
- a CDS encoding DNA-binding protein — translation MKISELRAGMRNVSVTGKIDSVGETRTVNLKTGGTNTVADAIISDESGSIKLSLWGDDIGKVQAGDKVAVENGYINTYKGENSLSIGKFGKLKRV, via the coding sequence ATGAAAATTAGCGAGCTGCGGGCAGGCATGCGAAACGTCAGCGTTACTGGCAAGATCGACAGCGTAGGCGAGACCAGGACAGTAAACCTAAAGACGGGAGGAACGAATACTGTGGCAGACGCGATTATTTCTGACGAGAGCGGCAGCATCAAGCTTTCACTGTGGGGCGACGATATCGGCAAAGTTCAGGCAGGCGACAAGGTCGCGGTGGAAAACGGGTACATCAATACCTACAAGGGAGAAAACAGCCTGAGCATCGGCAAGTTCGGCAAGCTCAAGCGAGTTTAG
- a CDS encoding DUF192 domain-containing protein yields MARKSAVLIPVIIAAVAIGIIGLAFTPQEVKQSKADFPKGTVRINDDVITVEIAQSAAEKQRWLTFQSDKLPLDTALLMKYETPDLYQVWMLNIEYNLDLVWFDSSGKAVYLLKDVPPCQNLVESQSCTYKTTVPAQYVIAATAGFIDAHRITTGSQMTLISV; encoded by the coding sequence GTGGCTCGCAAGTCCGCGGTCCTAATTCCTGTCATAATTGCCGCGGTTGCCATCGGCATCATAGGTCTGGCCTTTACGCCTCAAGAAGTCAAGCAATCGAAGGCTGATTTTCCGAAGGGAACGGTCAGGATAAACGACGACGTAATAACTGTGGAAATTGCCCAGAGCGCCGCTGAGAAACAAAGATGGCTAACCTTCCAGTCTGACAAGCTGCCCCTTGACACAGCGCTTTTAATGAAATATGAGACTCCTGACCTCTATCAGGTTTGGATGCTTAACATAGAGTATAACCTGGATCTCGTGTGGTTCGATTCTTCCGGCAAAGCCGTGTATTTACTCAAGGACGTGCCGCCGTGCCAGAACCTTGTAGAGTCTCAGAGTTGCACCTACAAGACCACTGTGCCCGCGCAATATGTGATTGCGGCAACGGCCGGGTTTATAGACGCACATCGGATAACCACAGGCTCTCAGATGACGCTCATATCAGTTTGA
- the acs gene encoding acetate--CoA ligase: MHVTVKPGRRVEKMMNAALSDPEQFWSEQARNLVWFKEWDTVLDWKPPYAKWFSGGLLNASVNCLDRHISTERKNKAAIIWEGEGGETRTLTYFQLYSLVNKLANVLKSLGVEKGDRVTIYLPMVPELTIAMLACARIGATHSVVFSGFSSQALSDRLNDAGSKVIITADGAVRKGKVIELKRVVDEVLEGKTVGAPPDSVKHVIVLKRLGLEAKLGPKDLWWHELLESAKGHCPAEMVESTHPLFILYTSGTTGKPKGVMHGTGGYLTHLYATAKWVFDFKDEDIFFCTADIGWVTGHSYMVYAPLMHGVTQIMYEGAPDFPKPNRYWALVEKHGATILYTTPTAIRMYMKYGESVPKSFDLSSLRLLGTVGEPINPEVWMWYFKNIGNENCPIIDTWWQTETGGIMLSMCPAIETIPMKPGSATLPVPGVDVGLVDENGAPVEPGTKGYLVIKRPWPGMLLGLWGDKEKYQKTYWEKFSGHGRAYYYPGDYALSDTDGYLWLLGRADDVLKVAGHRLGTMELESAFVSHSAVAESAVTSRPDKTKGDAIIAFVVLKEGFSKTSELKKELSGHIRNSVGPIATPEEIHFVERLPKTRSGKIMRRLLKSIASGQNIGDISTLEDGAAVDEVRTAYEELKSSISK; encoded by the coding sequence ATGCACGTGACGGTCAAGCCAGGCAGGCGGGTGGAAAAGATGATGAACGCTGCCCTGAGCGATCCTGAACAGTTTTGGTCCGAGCAGGCAAGAAACTTGGTTTGGTTCAAGGAATGGGACACCGTACTCGACTGGAAGCCGCCTTATGCAAAGTGGTTTTCCGGCGGACTCTTGAACGCCTCTGTTAACTGCCTCGACCGACACATAAGCACCGAAAGAAAGAACAAGGCAGCAATTATCTGGGAAGGAGAAGGGGGCGAAACTCGGACACTTACCTACTTTCAGCTATACAGCCTCGTCAACAAGCTTGCAAACGTCCTAAAGTCACTAGGTGTGGAAAAGGGTGACAGGGTCACGATATACCTGCCCATGGTGCCGGAGCTTACGATTGCAATGCTTGCCTGTGCAAGGATAGGTGCAACGCACTCTGTCGTTTTCTCGGGTTTCAGTTCTCAGGCACTTTCAGACAGGCTCAATGATGCTGGGTCAAAGGTCATTATCACTGCGGATGGCGCGGTAAGAAAGGGCAAAGTAATTGAACTCAAACGCGTCGTAGACGAGGTGCTTGAGGGCAAGACGGTCGGAGCTCCGCCAGACTCGGTAAAACACGTTATAGTTCTAAAGCGGCTGGGACTGGAGGCAAAGCTCGGGCCCAAAGACCTCTGGTGGCATGAACTTCTGGAAAGCGCCAAGGGGCACTGCCCCGCCGAGATGGTGGAAAGCACTCATCCTCTTTTCATTCTATACACATCTGGCACGACGGGAAAGCCCAAGGGTGTCATGCACGGCACCGGGGGGTACCTCACACATCTTTATGCGACGGCCAAATGGGTGTTTGATTTCAAAGACGAGGACATCTTTTTCTGCACCGCAGACATCGGGTGGGTGACGGGCCACAGCTACATGGTCTATGCTCCGCTGATGCACGGTGTGACGCAAATCATGTACGAAGGTGCGCCGGACTTTCCGAAACCAAACCGCTACTGGGCGCTGGTCGAAAAGCACGGCGCGACAATCCTGTACACGACCCCTACGGCGATCAGGATGTACATGAAGTATGGGGAATCAGTCCCAAAGTCGTTCGACCTCTCATCACTGCGCTTGCTAGGAACGGTAGGCGAACCCATCAACCCCGAGGTATGGATGTGGTATTTCAAAAACATAGGGAATGAAAACTGTCCCATAATTGACACTTGGTGGCAGACAGAAACCGGAGGCATTATGCTAAGCATGTGCCCAGCGATAGAGACTATCCCAATGAAGCCCGGATCTGCCACGCTTCCGGTGCCAGGGGTCGATGTAGGGCTTGTAGACGAGAACGGCGCCCCGGTAGAACCGGGAACAAAGGGTTATCTTGTCATAAAGCGCCCTTGGCCGGGTATGTTGCTAGGACTCTGGGGAGACAAGGAGAAATATCAAAAGACCTACTGGGAAAAGTTTTCTGGCCACGGCCGGGCATATTACTATCCCGGCGACTATGCGCTATCGGACACTGACGGCTACCTCTGGTTGCTTGGCAGGGCTGATGATGTGTTGAAAGTCGCAGGTCACAGGCTCGGGACCATGGAACTTGAAAGCGCGTTCGTTTCCCATTCCGCCGTAGCAGAGTCAGCCGTAACTAGCAGGCCGGACAAGACAAAGGGCGACGCGATTATTGCGTTCGTCGTTCTGAAAGAGGGCTTTTCAAAGACTTCAGAGCTAAAGAAGGAACTCTCCGGACACATCCGAAACTCGGTAGGCCCAATTGCAACTCCCGAGGAGATTCACTTTGTTGAGCGGCTGCCAAAGACCAGGAGCGGCAAGATAATGCGACGCCTCTTAAAGTCAATAGCGTCTGGCCAGAACATCGGAGATATCAGTACGCTAGAGGACGGAGCTGCGGTCGACGAGGTGAGAACGGCCTACGAAGAACTGAAGAGCTCGATTAGCAAGTGA
- a CDS encoding 50S ribosomal protein L40e — MPITDAAKKQIAQQRRLFFKICFKCGGKNPITATRCRKCHGMQMRLKNRTLGAKK, encoded by the coding sequence ATGCCAATCACCGACGCAGCAAAAAAACAGATTGCGCAGCAACGCAGGCTGTTCTTCAAGATATGTTTCAAGTGCGGGGGCAAGAACCCGATCACTGCCACAAGGTGCAGAAAATGCCACGGTATGCAAATGCGCCTTAAGAACAGGACGCTCGGTGCCAAGAAGTAG
- a CDS encoding cupin domain-containing protein: MKKNQDAKVFDLHELELYFDRNPGEYFFDFLRLGHLEAGIIKLAPGAKDTQTAHDLDELYYVIRGSGMLKLGSAEVPVRDGSIIFVPKGMTHEFFGNNELLVVLYVFPTK; this comes from the coding sequence ATGAAGAAAAACCAAGACGCCAAAGTGTTTGACCTGCACGAGCTCGAGCTTTATTTCGATAGGAATCCAGGCGAGTACTTCTTTGACTTTCTAAGGCTCGGGCATCTCGAGGCCGGCATCATCAAACTTGCGCCGGGAGCCAAGGACACACAGACTGCGCACGACCTGGACGAGCTCTACTACGTTATCCGAGGTTCGGGCATGCTGAAGTTGGGAAGCGCCGAAGTGCCAGTAAGAGATGGAAGTATTATTTTTGTGCCAAAGGGAATGACCCACGAGTTCTTTGGAAACAATGAGTTGCTTGTAGTCCTTTACGTATTCCCTACAAAGTGA
- a CDS encoding winged helix-turn-helix domain-containing protein: protein MSHEYRDRIYIRKDIILKLTEYGELNQTSLLSYCGLNLVKHKDILDDMESKGIIKKTEEPWGNKKIVKYSVTEKGKEFCRQILDPYEEMFPRRDSKK from the coding sequence ATGTCGCACGAGTACCGAGACAGGATCTATATTCGCAAAGACATTATCCTAAAGCTCACCGAATACGGCGAACTTAACCAGACCTCGCTGCTCAGCTATTGCGGCCTGAACTTGGTAAAGCACAAGGACATACTGGATGACATGGAATCAAAAGGAATTATCAAGAAAACCGAAGAGCCTTGGGGAAACAAGAAAATAGTAAAGTACAGCGTCACAGAGAAAGGGAAGGAATTCTGCAGGCAGATACTCGATCCCTATGAAGAGATGTTCCCGAGGAGGGACTCAAAGAAGTGA
- a CDS encoding PadR family transcriptional regulator: MISEWLSRVGSAIPRGFSRQYILSLLKEQPMTGKEIIDKATVQSDGKWRPSPGLIYPLLKRLEGEGLVTMDDDGKYAITKKGKMITEDLESFSGVMQKQIDVVLRVGNVGKFVAMDVIDRLSAVGSALSSNLDSMTEKEKEKYREFLLAELRKLDESSTSGSGGTKVKVE, encoded by the coding sequence ATGATATCTGAATGGCTATCCCGTGTTGGAAGCGCTATCCCGAGAGGGTTCTCTCGGCAATATATCCTCAGCCTGCTAAAAGAACAGCCGATGACTGGCAAAGAGATTATCGACAAGGCGACGGTACAGAGTGACGGCAAGTGGCGGCCGTCTCCCGGCCTTATCTATCCCCTTCTGAAGCGCCTTGAGGGCGAGGGGTTGGTCACTATGGATGACGACGGCAAGTACGCCATAACAAAGAAGGGAAAGATGATTACCGAAGATCTCGAGTCGTTTAGCGGAGTAATGCAGAAGCAGATCGATGTGGTACTTCGCGTCGGCAACGTGGGTAAATTCGTGGCGATGGATGTCATTGACCGTCTCTCAGCTGTGGGATCTGCTCTAAGCTCGAATCTCGATTCAATGACAGAAAAGGAAAAAGAAAAATACAGAGAGTTTCTGCTTGCCGAGCTTAGAAAGCTTGATGAAAGCAGCACTTCTGGGTCAGGCGGCACAAAAGTGAAAGTGGAGTAG
- a CDS encoding winged helix-turn-helix domain-containing protein yields the protein MKYRSRTDIAAAILEIALDGAIKTKIMYKAFLSFPQLKEYLGLLEERGLLLHVVGDQEYRTTDKGKEFLKMYKDIGQIMFPPNYSKKPTALQKG from the coding sequence GTGAAGTACCGAAGTCGAACGGACATCGCCGCGGCAATTCTTGAAATTGCTCTTGATGGCGCGATAAAAACCAAGATCATGTACAAGGCTTTCCTTTCCTTCCCACAGCTGAAAGAATATCTTGGTCTGCTTGAAGAGCGTGGATTGCTCTTACACGTCGTTGGCGATCAGGAATATCGTACAACTGACAAAGGAAAGGAATTCCTAAAGATGTACAAAGACATCGGTCAGATAATGTTCCCGCCGAACTACTCAAAAAAACCGACAGCGCTACAGAAAGGCTGA
- a CDS encoding pyridoxamine 5'-phosphate oxidase family protein: MQLTKRFEIQSARSIEEFLNTQPVGRIATIDQGGFPQVIPMNFVFVSGCVYMHSHPHGEKLDNLKRNSRVGFEVDQHVCFLPSYYFHPSDASQADTLYISVVIKGRAEIVGDAIEKAMALNALMKKYQKEGGYDPLTASMRVVEEVAIIKVTPVEMHGKYKIGQHWSVPYRLKIASSIVSREGSLEASRILEVMGIKLGSNGRLDTFREPVM, translated from the coding sequence GTGCAGCTGACAAAACGCTTCGAGATCCAGTCGGCCAGAAGCATTGAAGAATTCCTAAATACGCAGCCTGTCGGGCGCATTGCAACGATTGACCAAGGAGGCTTTCCGCAGGTGATACCAATGAACTTTGTATTCGTGAGCGGCTGCGTGTACATGCACTCCCATCCACACGGTGAGAAACTAGATAACCTCAAAAGAAATTCACGCGTAGGATTTGAAGTAGACCAGCACGTCTGCTTCCTGCCTTCATACTATTTTCACCCTTCCGACGCATCGCAGGCGGACACTCTGTACATAAGCGTGGTAATCAAGGGCAGGGCTGAAATCGTCGGCGATGCAATTGAGAAGGCAATGGCCCTGAATGCGCTGATGAAAAAGTATCAAAAGGAAGGAGGTTATGACCCACTGACGGCCAGTATGCGAGTTGTGGAGGAAGTGGCGATAATTAAAGTGACTCCGGTCGAGATGCATGGAAAATATAAGATAGGCCAGCACTGGTCGGTCCCATACCGGCTCAAGATCGCCTCAAGTATAGTATCAAGGGAAGGTTCCCTCGAAGCCTCTCGGATTCTTGAAGTCATGGGAATCAAGTTAGGCAGTAACGGGCGGCTTGATACATTCCGAGAGCCTGTGATGTAG